The genomic DNA ATAAGCCTTCAAATATAAGTATCCTCCAAAAGCTCATTTGCTTGAAATAAGCAGTGCATTTTTCCAATTAAACATTGTTAGTTACTCAATATTAATACACAAAACTGCCAGAAATTTATTAACAGTTTCTACTGGGATGGCAGTTACATGCTCTTCTACGTCAAAGCAATAGGACAGACTTCTCCCCCAGAACTGGCACATATTAATATAAAGGACAGATAAAAGTGGGAGAAGGatcaattttgaaattaaaattcctGAGTTCAAATACCAGTCCCACTCACTTATATGACTTCACAAAACTTTATCTTCAGTTTCTACATTTGTAGCCCCACTTATGTCACAGAAGTATTGCATAAATTAACTCAATATACCTGGTACATTGAAtagagctcaataaataatagtttCTATCTTGATGTCCAAGCAGAAGGAAAGGGGATCCCCAGCAAGAGTAAAAATTTTCCCCAAACCAAATTCTATTAGTTACAGAGAATAAAGaaactcattttatctttttcatttatatatcaaTATAAGATGTATCTCTAACTCAAATACTCAGATATCTAAGAAtcttcttaaaacatttaaatgtaatAATGCTTTTTTCTCAATAATTAGCAGCACTTCATTATTGACTCATTTGATCTGTAATTTACTAGGAACTTTTTCTCGCTTCCAAGtagtcttttctcccattctttaccAAAGAGTTTGTACATCCACCAACTATCAACAAAAAAGCATTTACCTCATTATAGAAGATGGGTGCTGGATATATAGGGAATCATTATACTATTCTTATACTTTTGtatttgtttgaaattttccattataaaaagttaaaccaaaaaaaaaattgtctggtTGTAGTTATTCTATCTCTCAGTACACTACTTGGAGTATTTCCCAGTCAATTTTGTTTCTGATGACAGATTGATAATAATTTGTCATTATCACAGTGAAGTAAGGTCTATTCCTTCTTCTCACACCATCATTAATTTAATGTAAAACATATCCATCATAATATGAATTTAATCTTCCAAAAATCAACTACTGTACCATAAGGTACTAGGGCAAaccattaataataattatacaagTTAGAAGTCATAGTATCTAATTACAAAATACATTTGATGCATTCAAAAATTTTACTCTTAATTTAAGCATCTCTGATATGATTTGCTCACCCATTTTGGTTCCACTTGAAAGCAAAGTATTGCAGCTATAGGACTTTACAAATACAGATACAAATACAACCAACTGATACGAAGATAAGAAATTAGTAAAGATGAAAGATAAGTTTAAGAATTAAGTGAGCTAATTACTaacccaagtttttttttttttaaagatattaatgAACCAACAAGTGCGAAATGaagctaaacaaacaaaaaatactctGGATGATCATCGccactattaaaatttttaagagagcATCATAAATCAGAAACTGTCCTAAGTAccttatatttacttattttttttaacatctttattggagtataattgctttacaatggtgtgttagtttctgctgtataacaaagtgagtcagctatatgtatacatatatccccatatcccctccctcttgcgtctcccttccaccctccctatcccacccctctaggtggtcacaaagcaccaagctgatctccctgtgctatgcagctgcttcccactagctatgtattttacatttggcagtgtatatatgtcaatgctactctctcacttcgtcccagcttacccttccccctccccttatcctcaagtccattctccacatcttcattcctgtcctgcccctaggttcatcagaaccatatatttttttctagattccatatatatgtgttagcatacggtatttgtttttctctttctgacttacttcactctgtatgacagactctaggtccatccacctcactacaaataactcagttttactttttattatggctgagtaatattccattgttcatatgtgccacatcttctttattcattcatctgttgaaggacacttaggttgcttccatgtcctggctattgtaaatagtgctgtatatttattttctaatcaaCTGAATCCTCACAACCCCAAAGTAGAAGTGATTTGTACAGAGTCTCAGCAAGGAAGTGACAGAGCCAAGATTCCAAACTAGAATTAGTCAGTGTCCACTTACAAAAGAATAAGATGTTCAACTGAGAAGGAATCAAAAAAAGGATTCAGGAATTAACAGACTGTCTGTAACAGAATGAAGGCTTAGACAACTGAAGATAATAAATTAGCAGAGCCTAAGGCAGGACACAGAATTACCAAGAATGCATTTCTGATGAATATACGTGTAATAATATCACTAAAAGAAACTTTCCTACCTAAGCTCTCGATTCCTCCTCTATACTCACATTCACGGGTATCTAggcaaacactttttaaattattctgaGAAACTATGGCATAGAAAGGTTAAGTCCACAAATGAAAACAATCTTAGAAACTGCAAACATTTACCATACAAGAAAATGCACCattatttacagaaaataatgaCTAAGAAAGTAAactgtaaatgaaaagaaatgaataactaATACATGGAGAGAATATAGAGGAAGAAAAAACTTAAAGTAAAAAAAGTAACGAGAATTTCAAGCCTTCTCCATTTGCAAAATAGTTGCTTTTGGTTCTAATTcctcatatttaatatatattaatattttacagtGCAACAAAAGGACCATGtaacaaagacaaaaattatataatgtaCCTAAGATTATGAAATATTATGCCATCTTGTGgtaacaaatgaaaaatgcaatttaaagcAAGCAACACTGAAAGCTATGCTCTACAGAATTACCATGTTATTACCACTGTTAATTATCAttgttatttaaaagataaatcagaTGTTCACATGACATTCTTCATTTGGAAAACTGAATAGTTTTTCTATTGTAACTTACTTACAAAGTAACAGGAATATTTTCCCATGATCTTTCTGCTTCAAGTTTATCTAATGAACAAGGACTGTCATCCTTCTTCAAAGACTTCGGTAATTCTTCAGTACAATGCTCTAGATTTCTCTTGGCCTTCAGGATAAGCAATTCAATTCTGTCACCTAATTTAAAAGATCACATTAattctttaagaaaagaaataaatgcaaagcaCAGCAAAACCTCACAAAGGCAACAAGAATTCAGATAATTTGGAATACACACATATCTGTAATAGCAAGCTATGTTAAAATGtgacatctggggcttccctggtggcgcagtggttgagagtccgcctgccgatgcaggggacatgggttcgtgccccggtctgggaagatcccacgtgccgcagagcggctgggcccgtgagccatggccgctgagcctgcgcgtccggagcctgtgctccgcaacgggagaggccacaacagggagagacccgcgtaccgcaaaaaaaaaaaaaaatgtgacatcTGTTGTgacacaaagaaaaacagaaaagacattTTCCAGTCACAAAATGCTACGTAAATGAAGACCATTAAGAGTTCAAAATAGATATATCACTTGATGGTTACATCAAGAATATGACACAAAAACTCCTAGATGTGAGGTCAAATTTATAGCACTTTCTTTGgttcttaaaaacaacaacaaaacaaaacaattaccaCTGAATGGCTTTTTGGATCCTGGGAGAAGTGGATTGTCACACTGACATTGGCTATGTTCAGAATCACATTCATATTCATTAACTAATCCTTTATCATCACTCAAGGAATGTGAACTGTTTGACGGTtcaaaagaatattcaaaacaaTCTAATTTATTCATTAGCTGAGAAGTTCTTTGTGCCTGGTAACTATGCCTAGGGGAACAGTgatcttctttaaatatttgataaatccTTTGACTATTTGTATCGGGCAGCAAGTCTTGATTGTAGAGCCAGACTGGGTATTTGAAATCCGGTATACTCGTTATCCCTGAAACATTAAGGTCAGACTTCTGGCTAGTGAGCCATCTTGGGTAATTCTTTTCAAGTTTGTGTTCTGAACTATCCCTAAAAGATGATTTCTTGTTAAAAGATAAAGATGGTACAGAAACACATTTATTAACCTTATTCACAAGTTTTGGGTTTTTCAGCCTACCACACTGCTTTCCTTTTACATTTGTGTATACAACCGGGGTAACTAAGTTATCCTTGCCCAGGAGAGTGGCTGGTTCTTGAAAATTTTGATTCTTTTCACTGTTGGATGAACTCAGTCTTCCAGtatgttttttgcttttcttgctaATTCCATGACCTGCTCCAACATAAGTGAAAGAAAATGATCCATCTGCTGGAAGTTTTAATAGATCATCAGTTGTTAGGCTAATGGAGTCCATGTCATTAATAGTCTGTCCTCTACAGGATAAGGACAAATCTTTTTTATCATCAAGATTTTCAAAAGCTGAAAAACAAAGCATAGTTCTGTTTACCTTCCTGTAtcacatataaaaatactttataatattcaacagtaaatgaaaattaagaattaaaaatcatgtttgcCATTTTCCCTTCCGGAATATATTCTCCACTTCTGAGAGTAGAATGTAACCTTTTTCCACACTAGGGGCCATTctgtaagtgctcagtaaagtgTTAACTGGATTATCAACAGATGCATTTTCCAAACTTGTATTCATGGAAACCTTACCAAGGAAAAACCCTTAACATCTTGTGAATATTACTGTCCTACAGAATACAGATCAGGAAGACTAATATAGCCCTAGCCCATCAATTGGAACTGATCAAGTATAAACTCTGAAAGGCTGAGATTTGTTTAAAGTCATTAAGCTAGTTAATGGAAGCTAGAACCACCAAGTCAATGCTATTTCTGTTATGCTATAATAGAACGGCTTAAGGGTTTAGGATCAGCCATCTACTATTATTAGTTACATTTCATGAGCTTCTCCTCTAAGGTCAAAAGGGGATCTTACCTGAAAACCCCTGAGAACCAGAAAATTACAGaatcatttaagaaatataaCCAGATCTCAATATTACAAGTCATTTTTACCCCAAAAGAAGCATTTAGTTTTCCAAGGCTACAATACATCTCTCAAAATGCTTTAAATCggtaggcaaaaagaaaacaaagaataaagcATACCATTCTTTGGTTTATAAACATAGTTGGAGAATTCTGGCATATTAGCAGAACATTCATCGATGTTAATCTTTCCAGTGCTTGCACCAAGATACATACAGCTTAGATCAAAATCATCAATATAGGCCTGTAGAGCCTGAGATGCAGAACTGTACAGTCTATCCTTATACTGAAAAGAGCCATCAGAGTTAGAGGAATTACTACCACTCAGGTTGCAGCTTGCTAACAGAGAAGATACTGAAGATTCCCGAGAACAAACTCTgcgctttgtatttaattttgccATGGCTTCCTCAAAATGGGTTATTTCCACTCATTCCTCTTAGAAACAACTGTAATACAAAAGCAAAAGGTTAAAGTTCCAATTAAAAGGAATAATAGCTGTACAGAGAGAAATTACTAAATCTGTAAACGTTTtataactttctttaaaaaataaaatccattatctataaattatttttaggtaATGCACATTATagattatctgttttaattactgtgaaTTCCTTCATCAtcaatttagaaaacatttattgatcacctattaTGTGCCTGGAATTATGTATACAAAAATCATCTAAGACTATGTATAGAAAGTACCAAGGGAAGaatactcactttttttttaaagtcctaaaAACTACGATGTACAGTCTTTTCTTATGCTGATATAGGCTATGACATCACAATACCTAACATTCCcctatacaaaatatttttcaattcttAAGCCTACCACCACGcgctgcacatagtaggtgcttgataaatttttaaaaggcatcaaATGACGTagctgaaacaagaaggaacAATGGAGAATACCCACCTTCAACATTTTAAATGCCAATTTGTAACTTCAGCCAACCCCTTCCCCCAAGacttgagaaaacaaaacaatttacaatattcatttataaagaaataaactgCAAGTCTTACCATATAATGAGCTAGCAAAATGTTCTTTTCCTAAAATAACACTGTCAATAATCATTttctgacattcttttttttttttttttttttttttgcgttacgcgggcctctcactgctgtgacctctcccgttgcggagcacaggctccagacgcgcaggctcagcggccatggctcacgggcccagccgctccgcggcatgtgggatcctcccagaccggggcacgaacccatgtcccctgcatcggcaggcggactctcaaccactgcgccaccagggaagcccctgacattCATTTTTGATACTATCCTCACTATTTTCAACTCTTATGTAAAGTGGATTCAGCCCACCTCTCTTTCAAAGGAGACAATAGTTTGGAAATTGCTTTAATGTATTCATCTGTTTTTCCATTATTAAAATTGAgagaattccagtctaccttaaTATAGCAACAATAGGATCTATATttgaaaaccaaagaaataaCAGAGTGAACAGGTACTACTTCAGTAAATAATATGACATTCTTTTAGAATTAAATCAATGGATTTTCTGAAGTAAAAATGAAAGCTTAATGTCTAGGACTTAACACATGCTATGAtgttataaaattaatgtttaatttttgggTATAATTTTTGGAATGTTAAAGTTTTAACAACTTTTAATGTAATCTTAATAACTGTcaaatttgactttaaaatacTGAGAAAGTTTTCCGTTTACGAAGAAAAGAGTAAAAGGTCAGAGCTGACACTAGTCAGTGCAAAGCAGCAGCAGAACATAAGATAATGGTTATTTAGCCTCTGCTTTCCCTGAATGCTGTGATGCTATTGGTATACCTCTAAAGAATGGCTAGGCCAAGTCAGCTCTGCCCTTTCTTCACCCCTCTCACTAATGATTTTAACTTTTCTCAAGTAAATATTGCTTGGATCACAAACTTGACCAAACGTTTCCTCCCTTATTCCAACACAGGACAGGTTACcgattttacaatttattttacaaaaccttgaaaacgaaaacaaaaccctaaaaaGGAAAGCTGTTGGATTACAGTTCTCAGTAAGTGggtaataacatttattttaattcacaaaaggcaaaaagaaaatccacaacTGAATTTTTATTGTGCAAAGTTTCCAAAAGTacaccaaagaagaaagaaaagtttaacCAACTCCTATGCACCCATCATCCTGCTTCAACTACCAACACGACGAAACTCTATCCACCCACTTCTCCTCACTTCTGCCACAGAATTATCTGGAAGCAAATTCCCTGCATCTTACCATTTCTTCCGTTAACACTTCCGGGTGtatccccaaaaggaaacccatcATTCCGACGAATAGAACGTTAGCACGAGTGGCCAGAGATCTCTACTACCTTTCATTCAAAAACAGAACGTAGAGCGTTAAATTACCAATGAGAATAGCTCACAGGAAATGAAAAACAACTCTTAGAAATAACAGCTCTGATTTATGTTATGAAAATGAACATGTGCTTGTTCTGCAGCAAAAAGACAAGAATTAATGACCCTGGAAAGCGAAGATCGCTGGCGCCCCTGCAGCGGAGCATCTTCGGCTTCAAAGCTTCCGCCCTTAACTAGGAAACACCTCCCTCGGGGATTccagcacccacccacccacccccccaccccccaccgcagTCCCAGACACAGGCTTCTCACAAACCATTCATCAGACAACAAGAGCGAGCAGCCAGTTTTGCCGAGGTGACGGCCCCTAAAGCCCAAGACCCTGCCTCCCCGCCCGCTTCAATCGCCGACAGCGCCTCGAGGTCCAGGTCAGGTCCTCTCCTTCCCGTTCCGCGACCCTCCCCCTAAAGTTGCCCGCTTTCCACCGGGACTCTCATCCCGCCCCCTCCCTCGGGAgacaccccacccctcccctcggGCTGTCAAAGGATGGGACGCCTTTCGAAAACACACGCCCTTTTCCGGCCAAACTCACCGACGAAGgcctggaaagagagaaaagcgCAGACGTCCTCAATTCTCCACCCAAAGCCCTGTCCTGCCACCCGACGGGAGACGTGACAAAGCACCCAGACCCGGACGCCGCCCGGCCTCAGGTTCCGCTAGCTCGCAGGTTCCTCCGCCGTCAAAGCCGAGTGCGGATCCCGCGCTCCCTTTCAAACTGACCCAACATGGCGCTGGCTTGCGGTGCGCATGCGTGGCGCTCGGGGGCTGGGGCTAGCAGGgcgaggggcagggggcggggcggggcgttAGGTCGCTCTCCCTGCTGGGAAGTGTAGTTTCTCCCTCCCGGTCTTTCTTGGGCGGGGAGGTTCTCGACTACCTCCGCGTCGCTACTCCGCGTGCCTTCCCCACCTCGGTCACGGCTCTGCGCGGCCGGTCTGCGCATATGACAGGCTGAGCTTCCTTCGGCCAGTTTCCCGGGGCTTCGAGACGGGACGGGGCGGGGATGGGGACCTGGGGCCCCGGCGGCTGCCGTTTCGGTCGCTGAGAGCCAGCCCTACAGCCACAGTCCTTCCAACACGCTCGGCCTCTCCGCTTTCAGAGCACCCCCTCCCCGGATAAGACACCGACTCGGCCGGGGGGGGCAGATCCCCCAAccacttttttccctcctcttcagggCCTTCCCCTTCCCATCCCTGAGCCCGGCCTTCCTGGGTTTCCAACCGGCCCCTCACCCTCAAAGCAGACGCGGGATTGGAGGAGGGAGTTTGGCCAGGGATGGGACTTAACAAACTCCTTGGGGACCTTGATTCCCAGGGAACAATGGCAGTGACCCAGCACGGATTGGGAACCCAGTCAGGCAGCCCAGAAACAGGgagattatacaaacagatgtAAAGACCCACTTAACAACATGTGTGAACCTGTCTACAAGGCTGGGACGGGATATGAGTTGCGAAGAATCCAGTTTCAACCGAGTGGTGTATCGGAAAAAGATGCCATCTCAGTGttggtttgtgtttattttccactGACCCTATGGGTGAAGATATCCTTGACCATTACTCCATCTGAATATGTTCCAGCTCATCCGATGTTACATCACCAGGTAATACAACTGTAGTCTTGCTGtttgctcttttcttctcttcacccTCTCTAGCCCAGTAAGCTTaaccttccctttttttcttagcaAATGAAAAAGTCCAGAAGCTACAAAATTTAGTTGAGTGGTTCAATTAAACACATGTTTATTTTGGCAGTAAGTAGTGCTAGTGTTTTGAAAATGAGTAAGACAAAGTCCCTGCAGGAAGTTTACATGCTAGTGGTTTGTTCCAAAAATCTGCAATTTCTTGAGCCTTCAGTATCAAGTATGTTGCTGGTAGGAAATAAAGAACCGTGTTATATATGCTGGGACAAGCCCAGGTCAGGGACCAGCCAGGATTGTTAATGGCGTGACCTTAAAAACTTCGACATTTTTATCCACATTCCACATAAGTATCTTTTTAACctattcttttaaaagataatttcttaAAGGTTCTTTTTCATTAACATTATCTTTAATGTATCTCTTACTACGTTTTTCCTTCATTGAGGAAAGATATATCAAATGTTTCCAAATGAGTACATAAAGTATAAATAAAGgacactgagaaaatattaaggaaattatCAAATATATTTACCTAATTCATGGATCAAAATAATTCTACTTCCACTTCATTCCTTCACAGGTTGAAAGCTATGGAGATCTCCACAAGGATTTGGAGAAGAGTcctaataattattaaaattctgGACTAGATCTACTAGGAAAGGTGAAGTAACCATGAGTCTACTAGGAAGGAGAAATTATAATGGTTTACTAATGCTTTTCAAATATACATGTCAACTACGTGCTGTGCCTTGCTGGAGAACTAAACACGAGAAAATAGATTTATGATCCCACCTGAAGGCCTTTAGGTGAGAGCTAAGGAAGACGTGTGCTGATAATTAAACTTTAAGAAGGTTTATTCAGGCAGGTCTTAGGAGAGTTTTTTTTAAGGTAGATTTAAATGTgtccattttaagaaaaaaaactaactTTTTGATCACCAAGAAGGGGCCTGACACTGTTTCAATCACTTCTAcgtatattaactcacttaatccttacaatgACCCCATGAGATAGGTATTACTATCCCCAATCTATAGAAGTGAAAATTAAAGTTCAAAGTTTAAGCAGTTTACTCAGAATGATAAAGCTGGTGGTGGTGAGTGGCAAAACCAAGATTTGAATCCAGCTCTGTGTTGTCATATTCTTTCCACCACACCAGCCAGCTTCCCTTAATTGAAAACTGGGTGATGGGCCAAAGGACCAATGAGACTCTACCTTCCTGAGCTCATTCAAAGCAGAAACAGCATCTTACTCAACCTTTTTTGCCACATCTACCACAATATCTAACCCTTAGCAAGGATTCAGTAAATGTGTTTGAGTTGAACTGATGTGAATTTGATCCTCTCTGAAGAGGTAACATTTAAGCAAAGACACCAGTGAAGAGGAGTCAGTCCTCTGAACATATTGGGGAAGAACATTAAAAACAtagggaacagcaagtacaaagaccCTGAGGTAGGAAGTTGCTTGGTTGTATTTGGGGAACAGCCAGGAGGTCAGTATGAGTGGAGCTAAGTGGGAGAGAAGGAGACAGGTAGGAATTGTCTTtggagaggaaggcaggggtCAGATCATTTAGTGCCACTGCCACTcactttaaaaagatgaattcCCAGTAACACATGATCAACAGATTATGCTGCTTTACAGGAGAAAGGAAGCATGATTTAGCTGTTAGAAATAACAATTTATTGAATaactattatgtgccaggcaaagGGGTAAGACATTTaagtgcattatttcatttaatcctcatatcaGTTCTACCAGTTTAGGTATTGTCCCAGCTTTACAACTTgagaaaatgaggaaagagaaatatgaaATAACATGGTTCACAATTAGTCTGTGGCAGAGACAGGATTTGACCCAGGTCTCTTTGACTCCAAAGCCAAAGCCTGCTCTTTTTACTATATCACATTTTCTCACTTGAAAGACTatgaataaaaaggaagagattcatgcatgcatgcattccAAAAGTAGTTATTGTTCATTGCTATGTGACAGACATAGaaatagtattaaaatataacacagcatttaaaaaagttttgtaTGATTACATTCTCATcagtcatttgtttttaaaactttgcagGTAGATGGACTATAAGGCACTTGCCCAACAAACTGCTCAAGAAATTTTAGGTTACTATCAAGATACGTCAGGCTGGAAAGTGGTTAAGACTTCAGTAAGAAGAGAAGTTAAATATGTTTCaagagtttgttttttaatgagaaaCAATTCATtgcaaagacatttttaaaaatattttcttctacaaaccaaaaaaaagcttttacttttgctttatttttttgtttttcattttttctgtatcTGACAGTTAATTTATTTGTGGATTTTTATTCCCCTTTGAGAAAAAGATAACTGTTTCCAGCAAGGCTTCTAAGAAATTCCATGGAAATCTGTAAGTACAATCTCCTATTTACAATCATTGTTTTGAATTCAATGACATTGATGTATCTAGAGTTCAATGCTACTTCATTAGCTATAAAACGTTATTTGATAGTGAACAGGAAGTAGAAATTAATTATAAAGTCACTTGtttgaaatgtaaaattaataaaatgagcaATATGTACCATCTAATTTCCAAATCGGAagacaatcagaaaagaaaatcacttctAGTGAATAATTCACTAAGACGGGAAATTTCCACTTCAAGAAATAATTACTATAAAATTAgattgatattttctttctaaCAGTATTTCATGGTCTTTTAAAACTTCACCTTTCCATTAAATGAACCACTTAAAGATAAAGTTTATTTTCCCAATATATTCGTCTTGctaacatatataatttattctgTAAGCTGCTTTTAAGGCTATTTTTGAGGATCCTGTTATTTCAGATACAAGTACTCTAAGGGAAATTGTGCTGACATCTTTAACCTTCTTTTTAAGAGTTGTTCCTTTGTTGCTCGTGATATCACATTAATGCCATCAGATCATCATATGCTATTGAGAAAACCAAatattatttagtttatttttgaggGGTAGGGGTCCACTCCTtcttttcactactctgttttgtGCTTATTGCTCTTTTTTTCATCTGACTATAATTATCTATCTTGTgcttcatttcaatttttttactgTAGGACAAAGCTGGTATACTTTCTcctattcattttaataattatcagGAAGGTAATCCCTACCTTTGTTATCTAAATAATTAATGATTCTAATGGTGGCACTTGAAAAAATAGATTGAGCAGGGAATGGGTAACGTCAAGCCCAGGCACACTATGGGAATAAACTTTTGGATGTTGTAGTTTTTTGGTGCCTTCCAGGTCAGACCAGTGTGGACAGCAACCTATGCCTCAAAGAAACCTTGGAAGGTATTTATTCTACAAATACTTGCTGGGTACTTTTATACAAGGTGCTCTACACAATGCCTAGAGCCATTCAAAAAATAGCCTCAATAAGGCTGTTTTAAAGCTttattcaaatttttcatcaacGATATTGTACTCTTACATGCCATACTacgcagacaaaaaaaattgaaacttttTGCACTTGCTTTAAGAGAAATTTATATGCACTGCATACTAGTTTATTTATTAATACACAGTAATATCTTATCCCAAATCTTAGTGATTTAACAGACACTGTCTCATGGTTTATGTCATCAGGAATCCAGGTGTAGCTTAGCTTGGTGCCTGTGCCTCAAGGAttctcacaaggctgcagtcaCGGTGTGGTCTGGGGCTTAGGTCGCATCTGAAGGCAgctctgcttccaagctcacttacACAGTCACCGGCAGTCAGTTCTTCGTGGGCTTGTTAGACTGGGGACCTCAGCTACTTGCCAGCTCTAGGCTGGAAGCCTTCCTCAGTTCTTGACGTAtgggcctctccatagggctATTCACAAACGCCAGTTTGCCTCCCTCGGAGGGATTTAGGAGAGAGCCAAAGAAAGAGCAAACAAGATAGGAGCCAGGGTCTTTCTGTAACCTAATCTTGGAAGGGGCCACCCCCCCATCATTTTGGCAGTATTCAGTTTATTAGAAGTGAATCACTAGATGCAACCCTGACTCAGGGGAAGGGGATTACATAAGTGTGTCAATACCAAGAAGTGGAGATCACTGGGGGCCATTTTAGAGGCTGCCTATCACACGATGATTTTGGCAAActctcttttaattcttttttacagTTGAACTATCATCCAATAAATATCAAGCACAGCTTCAAAATTAAGACTGCTAGAAGATACACACGTCTCAATTTTGCATGCTTCTTTTGTCAAGCACGGCCCACTGATCCTTCTAAGTTTAGCATGTTTATGTACAGAAGGAGA from Pseudorca crassidens isolate mPseCra1 chromosome 12, mPseCra1.hap1, whole genome shotgun sequence includes the following:
- the C12H18orf54 gene encoding lung adenoma susceptibility protein 2; this encodes MAKLNTKRRVCSRESSVSSLLASCNLSGSNSSNSDGSFQYKDRLYSSASQALQAYIDDFDLSCMYLGASTGKINIDECSANMPEFSNYVYKPKNAFENLDDKKDLSLSCRGQTINDMDSISLTTDDLLKLPADGSFSFTYVGAGHGISKKSKKHTGRLSSSNSEKNQNFQEPATLLGKDNLVTPVVYTNVKGKQCGRLKNPKLVNKVNKCVSVPSLSFNKKSSFRDSSEHKLEKNYPRWLTSQKSDLNVSGITSIPDFKYPVWLYNQDLLPDTNSQRIYQIFKEDHCSPRHSYQAQRTSQLMNKLDCFEYSFEPSNSSHSLSDDKGLVNEYECDSEHSQCQCDNPLLPGSKKPFSGDRIELLILKAKRNLEHCTEELPKSLKKDDSPCSLDKLEAERSWENIPVTFKSPVPVNSDDSVQQTSRAKYADGFLEDFLNNDNQSCTLSGGKHHGPVEALKQMLFNLQAVQESFNQNKTTQPKGEIKQVSEDDFSKLQLKESMAPVNRSLQKALHHLSRLRDLVDDSSGKQSPKIRRGK